The window CACGTCACGGGCTTCGAGTCGTCGGCCGACACCGGGGAGCCGAGCGCGCCGGCCGTCGCACAGCCGGGCAACCAGCAGGCGTTCTCGTGGGTGTTCGCCGTCGAGCACCGCGAGGGCGAGGACCACACCGTGGACCGGCCCGAGCAGTACGAGTTCTGGCGTGACTACCGGCCCCACTTCTGGCCCGACCGCCTGCTCAGCCTCACCGCACCCGACCCGCGCACGCTGGAGCCGCTGGAGCGCACGTTCGTGCCGCACGCACCCAGCGGCCCGGTAGTGGCCGACCAGAGCCTCGACCCCGGCGACCGGGACCTGTGGCTGTTCCGGCGCGTGGTGGCCCGCGAGCAGTTCGAGGCCGGGTTCGCGGCGAGCGACGTCACGCTCGTCAACTGGCCGATGATCGACTACCTGCCCGGCCCGCTGGTCGGCCCGGCGTCCGACCCCGTGCCCGACGCCGAGCGCGACAAGCATCTCCTGGGCGCCCGGCAGCAGTCCCTGAGCATGCTCTACTGGCTGCAGACCGAGGCGCCCCGGCCCGACGGCGGCACGGGCTGGCCGGGCCTGCGACTGCGGCCGGACGTGCTGGGCACCCAGGACGGGCTGGCCAAGGCGCCGTACGTGCGCGAGTCGCGCCGCATCCGGGCCCGCACCACCGTCGTCGAGCAGGACCTGTCGATGACGGTCCGCGGCGACGCCGGGGCCGTGGCCTACCCCGACTCGGTCGGTGTGGGCATGTACCGGATCGACCTGCACCCCAGCACCGGCGGGGACAACTACCTGGACGTCCCGTCCAGCCCGTTCCAGATCCCGCTGGGCGCGCTGCTGCCCGTGCGGGTACGCAACCTCCTGGCGGCCGGCAAGAACATCGGCACCACGCACATCACCAACGGCTGCTACCGGCTGCACCCGGTCGAGTGGAACGCCGGAGAAGCTGCTGGGGCGCTCGCGGCGCACTGCCTCGCGGGCGGCGTGGAGCCCGCGCAGGTGCACGGCGACGCCAAGCTGCTGGCGGCGTTCCAGGCCGAGCTGGTCGCCGACGGGTTCGAGCTCGCCTGGCCCGAGATCAAGGGGTACTGATGCGAGCAGGGACCACGCTCCTGACGGGAGTGACCGTGCCGCTGGTCACCCCGATGGACCCCGGCGGACGCCCCTCGGCCGAGCACGCGACGCGCCTCCTGGACGCCCTGTACGCGCACGGCGCGCGCACCCTCATGCTGCTCGGCAGCAACGGCGAGGGCCCGCTGGTGCCGGCGTCCGACATCGGCTCGTTCGCCGCCGGGGTGATCGCGCGCTGGCGGGAGCTGGGCACCGGCTCTGTCACCGTCACCGTGAACGTCACCGCGGCGGGCACGCTCGACGTCCTCGACCGGGCGGACGCCGCCGCGGCGGCCGGCGCGGACGCGCTGGTGCTCAGCCCGCCGATCTACTTCCACCACCGCGCCGACGAGATCGTGTCGCACTACGCGGCCCTGGCCTACGTCGGGCTGCCCGTCGTGGCCTACAACGCGCCCCGGTACAGCAACCCGATCACGCCCGGCATCGCAGATGCGCTGGCCGACCTGGAGCACGTGGTCGGCATCAAGGACAGCTCCGGCGACCTCACCCTGCTGGAGCACCTGGTGGGGATCTCGGCGCGCCGGCCGGGCTTCGCCGTCGCGCAGGGCGCCGAGACGCAGCTCGCCGCCGCCCTGGACCTCGGCGCGCACGGCATCGTGCCCGGCGTCGGCAACATCGCGCCCGGGCTGGCGCTCGCGCTGGTGGCCGCGCACCGCGCGGGCGACACCGCCGAGGTGGTCCGCCTGCAGCAGGTGCTGACCGACCTGACGGGCCTGCACCGGGTGCGCCCGGGAACGCCGTCGATCAAGGCGGTGCTCGCCCGGCGCGGGCTGTGCCCGCCGCACGTCGCGCCGCCCCTGCTCGCCTGCGACCCCGCCGAGCAGGAGGCGCTGCGCGCCTTCGTCGTGCCGTTCGAGGAGCACCTCGTCGCAAGGCTCCCCAGTCCGAACCTCTGAGGTTCCACCGGCTCCCCCGTAAGGCTCAACGGAAGGAAAGCAACGATGCCCCAGCCCGTGACCCGACGGAACATGCTCTGGACCGCCGGCCTGGCCGGCCTGGCGACTGCCGCCGGTGCCGTGTCCGCCCCCCTGTCCCCCGCCTACGCCGCTCCGCTCGGCACCGCCCCCGTGGACGACCCGCCGCAGCTCGCCGACCCCTCGCTCGCCACCCTGGACATCTCCGGCGCCACGACCCCGCAGGAGTTCGGCGCCCTGGCGGACGGTGTCAACGACGACACCGCCGCCATCCAGGCCGCCATCGACGCGCAGTTCGAGCGGCTCAGCAAGATCGTCTGGTTCCCGCCCGGGACCTACCGCATCACCTCGCCGCTGGTGGTCCAGGACACCGAGTTCACCGAGCCGGTGAACCTCAACCGCATAGTCCTGGCGGGCCAGGGCACCATGGGCGTGCGCACGTCGCTGATCTTCGTGGACTTCGACGGCATCGGCCTGGAGATGCGTGCCCCGCTGTGCGGCATCCGGGGGCTGTCGTTCGTCACGCGGACCCGCACACCCAACTCGGTGGCGATCCGCACCGCCCGGACCACCAACACCGACGACATGGACGCGACCATCACCGAGTGCACGTTCGTCTCGTTCAACCAGGCGGTGGTGCACATCGGGCGCGGGCTGATGTTCACCAACAACCTGGTGGCGATCTCCGGCACGGCCCTGACGGTCCAGTGGCCCACCGGTGGCACCGAGGGCGACCCCCTGCACCTGCTGCCCTACGGGATGCGCAAGTGGCTCATCGAGGGCAACCACTTCCACAGCATGAACCAGTGCATAGCGACCACCGGCGCCGACAACGCGAACTTCCGCGGCGCGGTGATCTCCAACAACCTGGTCGACATCGGCCGGCGGTTCTTCGTCGGCGGCATCATCAACTCGACGATCGTCGGCAACGTCGTCGAGCACGCGACCGGGCCGGCCATCGACATCACCGCGGGCGGCAGCAACCTCACGATCGCGGGCAACGTGATCGGCGGCGGCGGGGTGGAGCCGGGCGGGGCCCGGCCGCCGAACGCCATCCTGTTCCGCGGCGTCGACGCGCACAACGTCACCATCACCGGGAACACCTTCAACTGGATCAACCTGGACCCGGTGGCGTTCGAGCAGTCGGCCTCCGAGATCACGATCTCGGCCAACTCGTTCGACAACTGGAACCTCGAACGGAGCATCGTCCGGGCGGCGGTGCGGTTCGCCGCCAACGCGTCGGGCATCTCCGTGATGGGCAACGCGTTCGGCGCCAACACGGTGGCCGCGAACGCACCCGTGCGCGTGGCCGGCACCATGACGGGGTCGACGATCAGCGGGAACATCCTGGACCCGG is drawn from Promicromonospora sp. Populi and contains these coding sequences:
- a CDS encoding FAD-dependent oxidoreductase, translated to MGTQEMGTPELSPRETSTEVLVVGGGTGGVAAALAALRRGRTVVLTEETDWLGGQLSAQGVPPDEHPWIEQFGCTRSYRAFREGVRQYYRAWYPLTAAARQVVDLNPGLGRVSRLCYEPRVAAAVLGAMVAPYLASGRLRVLFEHRPVAARSEGDRVEAVTLAGPDGTLVTVAAPYVLDATELGDLLPLAGVEHVTGFESSADTGEPSAPAVAQPGNQQAFSWVFAVEHREGEDHTVDRPEQYEFWRDYRPHFWPDRLLSLTAPDPRTLEPLERTFVPHAPSGPVVADQSLDPGDRDLWLFRRVVAREQFEAGFAASDVTLVNWPMIDYLPGPLVGPASDPVPDAERDKHLLGARQQSLSMLYWLQTEAPRPDGGTGWPGLRLRPDVLGTQDGLAKAPYVRESRRIRARTTVVEQDLSMTVRGDAGAVAYPDSVGVGMYRIDLHPSTGGDNYLDVPSSPFQIPLGALLPVRVRNLLAAGKNIGTTHITNGCYRLHPVEWNAGEAAGALAAHCLAGGVEPAQVHGDAKLLAAFQAELVADGFELAWPEIKGY
- a CDS encoding dihydrodipicolinate synthase family protein: MRAGTTLLTGVTVPLVTPMDPGGRPSAEHATRLLDALYAHGARTLMLLGSNGEGPLVPASDIGSFAAGVIARWRELGTGSVTVTVNVTAAGTLDVLDRADAAAAAGADALVLSPPIYFHHRADEIVSHYAALAYVGLPVVAYNAPRYSNPITPGIADALADLEHVVGIKDSSGDLTLLEHLVGISARRPGFAVAQGAETQLAAALDLGAHGIVPGVGNIAPGLALALVAAHRAGDTAEVVRLQQVLTDLTGLHRVRPGTPSIKAVLARRGLCPPHVAPPLLACDPAEQEALRAFVVPFEEHLVARLPSPNL
- a CDS encoding glycosyl hydrolase family 28-related protein, yielding MPQPVTRRNMLWTAGLAGLATAAGAVSAPLSPAYAAPLGTAPVDDPPQLADPSLATLDISGATTPQEFGALADGVNDDTAAIQAAIDAQFERLSKIVWFPPGTYRITSPLVVQDTEFTEPVNLNRIVLAGQGTMGVRTSLIFVDFDGIGLEMRAPLCGIRGLSFVTRTRTPNSVAIRTARTTNTDDMDATITECTFVSFNQAVVHIGRGLMFTNNLVAISGTALTVQWPTGGTEGDPLHLLPYGMRKWLIEGNHFHSMNQCIATTGADNANFRGAVISNNLVDIGRRFFVGGIINSTIVGNVVEHATGPAIDITAGGSNLTIAGNVIGGGGVEPGGARPPNAILFRGVDAHNVTITGNTFNWINLDPVAFEQSASEITISANSFDNWNLERSIVRAAVRFAANASGISVMGNAFGANTVAANAPVRVAGTMTGSTISGNILDPGAPVVMAGAVGEGCYIQRRGPGANEHELTSVRNGASVIRATAPDGYAAGDAYGSFLAASAQVAGAGPGVKGGVRVVPTDNTGAAVVELVASTPEANGVAVVQVGADGVVPTTDNERDLGSAENRMRTVYAHGIQLAPNPVADLPEPVAGGIVMVPDALGPFPTLAISDGRRWYRVIVAGYLNRNGATVEVPGAEETS